From Candidatus Korarchaeota archaeon NZ13-K:
CGATAAGATACTGGTGGAGGGCGGGAGGGTCAGGGGTGTGAGGGTCGGGGACAAGGTCTTCAGGAGCCCGATCGTCGTCTCGAATGCTAATGCGAGGACGACGTTCTTGGAGCTCGTAGGGGAGGAGCACCTAAGCAAGGAGTTCATTGAGTACATAAAAGGCTTGAAGATGTCTCCATCCTGCTTCATGGTGTTCCTGGGGCTTGATGAGGATCTCTCGGGTTATCCGACGATCATCGAGGACCTGGATGGGGGCTGTAGCATCGTCGTGAACTCGAACGCGGATCCGAGTCTGGCCCCTGAGGGCAAGGCGAGCGTAACGATACTGACGGGCGCTAGCTACAATGACTTCCCGGAGAGGGGAACGGCTGAATACTTGAAAATGAAGGAGGAGTTAGCCGAGATGATCATCAGGAAGGTGGAGAGGGTTATCCCGAACATCAGCGAGAGTATAGTCGTCAGGGATGCGGCAACACCTAGGACATTCGAGAGGTACACTTCAATGCCGGAGGGAGCCATATATTCCTTCGATCAATCGATCCGCACGAGGAGACCGTACTTCAAGACCCCCATAAGGGGCCTATACCTGGTCGGCGCCTCCACCTTCCCGGGAGGGGGGATAGAGGCTGTCGTGATCTCCGGGATCATCTGCGCGAGGGATATATGCGGCTGGAGCTGAGGAAGGGGC
This genomic window contains:
- a CDS encoding NAD(P)/FAD-dependent oxidoreductase — its product is DKILVEGGRVRGVRVGDKVFRSPIVVSNANARTTFLELVGEEHLSKEFIEYIKGLKMSPSCFMVFLGLDEDLSGYPTIIEDLDGGCSIVVNSNADPSLAPEGKASVTILTGASYNDFPERGTAEYLKMKEELAEMIIRKVERVIPNISESIVVRDAATPRTFERYTSMPEGAIYSFDQSIRTRRPYFKTPIRGLYLVGASTFPGGGIEAVVISGIICARDICGWS